Within the Parus major isolate Abel chromosome 18, Parus_major1.1, whole genome shotgun sequence genome, the region GGGACTCTGTGTCCTCCGGGAAGCAGCACACAAAGGCTCTTGtgaggggcagggagcagcGGCAGCTGGGCCGGGCgctcccccttccctctggcaCCAAAACAACCTCCCAGACCACGGAGCTTCTCCATCTTTCCCGTTTCTAGCAGATACAAGTCGGCAGAAGCCGGGATGTGCTTCCTGGGAGGAGCAAACCCAtctgtcagcagctgctgggagccctTGTGCCCGGGCAGCGCCaaccagctccctgctcccacagaaaAGTAaggcagaagaaggaaaaggcgACTTTTCCTGTTGCTTCATATGCCAACAGCAAGGACTGGAACCCAAacacctcctcctgctccccgAGTCAGTCAGAATCCCAAGAGAGGCCACGAGCAGAGGCCAATCCTGGCGCCAGCGCTGAGCTCTGAGGGCGGCCAGGCTCTGCCAAAACCCACCCAGGGATCTTccagatgtttttattttctcagcacTGTGGAACCTCGCtctgtttcctctctgctgagcCATAAAAGAGCTCCCAGCTCGGATCCAGGCAGCCCAGCTCCATGCCAGGCTGGCAGGACCCGCTGTCCTTGCAGTGCTGGGTGGGGAACTCGTGCCCAGACCCACAATTAATTCATCCCAGACCCACAATTCATCCCAGAtggctcctgggagctggggttTGGATCatctcctcccctgccccacagaGTCAAAACAACTCAGCACCCATTaacagggctgtggggagcaggatccaaccccagcactgccccgGGGGAGAGGCAGAACACGGGAAACTGggaactgcagcaggaaaacatttgTTGTTCCAACAGCACCACCGAGGAAATGTGAACAGGGAGGTGACGGCGCTGCCAGGAGAGcggcagggctgggaagcagccCCGGAGCTGGGATCTCACCGAGGCCAGGGTAGGTCCTGCGCTTGCTGAGGTTGGCCGACTTCACCAGGAACATGCAGGACTGGTGAGTCATCCACGAGCAGAAGATGAGCAGCACGGCTCCCAGGAGGATCCCACACTGCAacggagcagagcagggagagagcagcaggagatgggggTCAGCCCAGCCAGCACCCTCAGCTTTCCCCACGCTGTTCCAGCCacacttttccctctttcaggAAGTTCTGTCCCgctcctggcagctccacaGCGTTGTCTCCAGGGCACAAGGACACATGGAACACACATCTGcgtcccacagctcccagctgcaccAGTCCCAGCACCAAGGAGTGAACTGGGAGCAGCTCATGGAGCAGAATTCCCACCCTGGCTCATCCatccacagctcccagtgcGTTCAGGGGAGTACAGACAGACCCCGAGGTGCCACCTCTGCTGTAAAGTTATTTATCAACCATCTGGTGGCACAAACTCCTcacccagcccctgcctggctgctcacAGGGCTCCAAGCAGGTGACTTGGAACAGCtcccagggaaagctgtggGAGCACAGCGAGCTTGGAAAAGCCTCCAAGCCAACTCACGTTTATCATATGGctaaatactttgatttttcccttctccttacAAGACAGGCAGAAAAGATCAGCTGGAGACCACGGGACAGGGAAGCACCCAGAGCTCGGTGCAGAAGTTTTGAGTTGGACTAAGAAAAACGCGGTGTTTGGAACACGAGATGTCCCATCTGGGTCTCAAGCGTTTTCTTTGCTGACTTTTCTTTCCAGCCAGGGAACCACCCCCCAAATTCGGGCCAGAAGGGCAGAGGCGGCCTCTGTCCGCCTTCCCCGGGCACGGAGCAGCTCCCGGGGGCCTGAGGCTGCCAAGGGCACGGACCGACAGCCCCGGGGGACACCGGCAGGACCCCGCCGGACACAGCGCCCGGCCCCTCACCTGTCGGAAGCAGAAGGGCACGGTGAGCACGCTCACCCCCACGATGCTGTTCACCACGTTCATGATCAGGCCCCAGTTGGAacccgccgccgccgccatggcCCGCGGCGGAGGATCCCCGCGGCGGGGGACGCGGTTTGTGGCGGCTCCCCGAGCTCCACGGCCGGCTCGGAGCGCCCGGTGCTCCCGGTCCCTCTCAGCCGGCCGTGCCCGCCATGGCCCCACCGGGCCCGCCCCGACCCGGCACCGGCCACAGCGGCACTTCCGGCTTCCTGTGCCGAAGGAAGTGATGTCACCGAGCGGGGACACTCCTGCCGCCTTGGCGGCCTGGACTCGCTGGTTCTGGGGGGTAAAGGGGGGTCCCCACGGTCGGGGGCACCCCCGGAGAGCGGAGCGCGGCCAGGGAGATGCGGGAATGCACGAGGACACACATCTGTGCACACCCATGCGTGGAAAGGCACGGAGGTGGGTGTGCGTGTGCCTTTACATGCGTGTGTGCATATACATGCGCGACCACCCACCCCAGCGGGGGTCCCCGGCGTGATGGGGGCCCCTGAAAGGCCCCTCGAGGGCAGCACATCCCCCCTAGCATCCCCTCCCGCCTGCACATCTGGGCACGCAtccagctgtgcacacacatctgctccccatcccacccggagccatccccagctctgccgCGGACGTGCCCCCCACATCCCACAGGATaagggaaaaacaaggaaagatgCGGGGGGGCTCGGGAAGGGTCCCCCGAGGCCAGGCGTGGCGGCAGCTCCGAGTGGCACACGCCAAGGGCACGTTCCCGTCGGAACGGAACGCGGCGCTCGTATAATTTGCAGCAATTGCGATGGGAAACCGCAGGAATTCGCTCTACAAAAGGTTTGCAGGGAGGTGAACAGGAGCTCTAATTCCCTCCAGGTGCCGGCCGGGATCGGTAGCTCCAGCTGCGTTTTCCTGGCTCCCGTGCCGGAGCggtggctgtgtccctgtgtgtcctcGGGGTGGGATGAGGGATCCCCTCGGGAATGTCACCCATGGtcagaaaaatgcttctggTGGGGTCTCCATGTCGGaatgggagctgggagcttgGGAAATGTGCAGAGCCAGCCAGGACACAggatggggacaccaggggagctgccccagctctgccaccctcctgtgccacagccccagagctcgTCAGTGcccatccccagggaatggggttttctgcagctcctcaggtACCATCGGCAGCTCCGAGCATCCCAAATTCTGCCTCGAGCGGGAGCCAGGGCAGTTTCCCATCACAAACCTGCCGAGAGCAAGGAGAATTCTCTGGAAAACCCCAACCACCCTGAAGGGCCGGGCAGCAGCACGAGGGAGCCCCgaccctgctctgcaggcaggggaCAGTGGGGCTGGCAAAGGGCCCCGCTGGCTTTGGGAGCCAGAGCAGCGTTCCCACGGCAGGATCCACCGGGAATCCCAGGTGGCTcagagcccttcccagccctgccccatgGCCCAGATTCCTCCCGCTGGATTTGGAGCCACGGAGAACAACCAGCCCCGGAGGATGCCGGAGCCACAATTACTGTAATTAGAAAtgggggctcagggctggctgaTCCCACAGGGATCCTGCGCTGCTTTATGGAAGTACAAATCGCTGGGGATGTCCAGAGGCCGCTGCTGTGTCCGATGCTGCTCCGCAGGGATGTGCACACGTGTGCTGGCACactctgagctgagctgagccagaTTCCCAGCTCCCACGGGTGATGCTGTCCCAGGAAAACAGCCGGCTCCATCTTTGCTCCCAGCCTGAACTGTTGTTCAGGAATTTGCCTCAGTGGCAGCTCCGTTCCCATGAACCTGCCAGGGCACGGGGATGCTCTTCCATGGAACCACAGCtgcatccctgccctcccttcttGGGGGACACAGCACAGGGTCCACGGGGAATGGGAAGGAATGGAAACCCCCTCTCCAGACCTGGGGCAAGCCCACCCACACCCCACCCCATGTTCCCCCTTCAGCAGGGACCAGCAcccagtgcccagggccagccAGCTCCCGACAGCTGGTTCCAGTGACAGATGCCTGGCAGATCCCAGGAACCACCCGGCAGGGAttgaaaaacataaattaaaacaaattgcaGTTTTATATTGCAAATAAGGGCAGTTTGATGGGTTTTATTGCAGAACAACCATTAATGAAGTGCAGTTTCAGGCACCTTAATTGCTCAGGGACCAAAGTTCAGTCCGTATCTCCAGCACGGGCTGGGAGCTGCCGCGTGTCCCGCGAGGGCCTGGCAGGCTGGGAACGGGATCGGGAATGAATTTATGGGCACGATGAGGAGGATGGAGGCAAGGAGCCGAACCCATCTGGGGGGTTAAAGCAGAGTGGGACAGACAGCACAGCCTGTGTTGGAGGGCGGCGAGAGGCCGTGGTGTCCCCACCATCGTGCCACCCTAGTGTCAGCCGTGGGGCCACACAGTGGGTACTCATCATGGGATGGATTTTGGGATGGGGGTTCCCAAACATTTGGGACTctggtgctgtccctggggctgggcaggagcgATGCAGAGCCAAGGCCGTGGGAGACCCCGGGAAGCCCCCTTCGCCCCCCAGAACCAAGCACGCGTAGGCAAGGCACAGAGGGGCGTGCAGGGGACAGTACCAGGGATACAACCACGGGGGATCCACTCTCAGCCACGCACCTTCAGGACACGATCGCGCCCGCCCCACGCGAGCCCCGGCACCGTCCCACCCGCGAGTGGACACGCTCCCCGCCCGCATGTACCCACGCCTCGCCCGGGCACCGAAGCATACCGAGGCGTTCCGAGCCGCACGGAGCTTTACCGGACCTTACCGAGCCGCACGGGTCCGGTGCGGTGCCCCCGCGCGCGCCCATTCATTCCCACCCGCGCCGTGGGAACGAGCCGCGCGCGCCGCGGGCGGGAAGCGCAGCCCCGCGGTGGCCCCGCCCCTCCCGGCGCGCATGAATGAGCGCGCCCCGCCCACATCCATATTAGGACACCCGGCGCCGCTCGGGGGGCGGAGCCTGGCCCGGCCGCCCCGCCCCTTCGCTCCGCCAATCAGAGCGGCGCGCCGGGCCCCCCGCCGGGCTCCGGCCTTTGTTTGTGGAGGGTTTCGGGGCCAATGGGAGCGCGGGATGGGGGGCGCTGGGCCAATGGGAGCGCGGGATGGGGGGCGCTGGGCCAATGGGGACGCGGGATGGGGGGCGCTGGGCCAATGGGAGCGCGGGATGGGGGGCGCTGGGCCAATGGGGACGCGGGATGGGGGGCGCTGGGCCAATGGGGACGCGGGATGGGGGGCGCTGGGCCAATGGGGACGCGGGGGGGGCGCGGGGCGGAGCGCGGggcacggcccggcccggccacGTGCGCGCGGAGCCGCCTCCGCGGGGACCGGGGACAGCGAGGGGAGCGGGGGGACCCCGGCGCGGCCGTGCGGAGCCCCGTGCCAGcgggctgtgtccccagcagtgccaaggaCACGCTCCTGTCCGTACGCTACCAGTGCCGGATCCCGGTTCGGCACCTTCCTGCTCCGGTAGACCCCGGGGAACCACGGTGGAACGGCCCCAGCCTCGGCTGCAAACCTCGGGCGCTGTCCGGGGTGTGGTTCGGGGCTGGCCCTGACAGCCCGAGGTGGCAGCAGGGTTATTTTGTACTTGGATGCCCGTGTCTTACTCCCCCGTTATTGCCGGGACTGGGGTGGGGGGCGTCGTCCTGTGGGCTCTGGGCGGGAAATGCCAACTGCTGCGGCCCCCATGGCAAGGGAGCGGCATCACACGTGGAACGCCAGGACTGGGACACTGTGTACATCTGTGCACCgggacagggctgtgcccaACGCCCAAGGGGGCCGCACCGGGCAGGAGCTTCCCAAGGAGTCCCGGAAATCCCATCCTGTGCCTGGGTTGTGTCCGGGATCTGCTGTCCCTTCCTTGGCTGTGACAAATACCCCGGTTCCCAGCCAGCCCCATGCCACACTCATGGCGAAGCCGGGCCGCTCCCAGCCCAGCGGCAGGAGGATGAGCTCTTCGCTGGAAAGGTGAAGGTCATGGTCGTTTTCTCTGtcacaggcagctcccagctccatgtTTGTCCGTTCTCGTCCCTCCAGCGCTCCAGGACACcatcacagcacagctcagtgtcaCACTGGCCGTGGCACTGACATTCCCGAGCGGGAGCCGTGGTGGTGGCTGCCCATGGCCCGGCCAGGGGGTGCTGGTTTGCTCCTTATCCCCCTCCCCGCGTCTCCCATCACCAGCCCCCAGGTCTGGCTCTGTCCCCCCATCCAGCCAGGCCTGCCAAAGCACGGCAGCAGCACCGAACACCCGGCCAGGGGCACAGCCCCGGTGTCAGCTGATGGCCGGGACAGAGgccagcccggcccggctccgCCGCGCTCTCCGGCAGGCGGGGAAGCACCGGCGCATCTCCCGGGGCCCGGGGAGAGAACAAAGGAGGGCAGCTGCAGCGGAGGGAGCGGCGCTGCCGGATGCGCTGCAGCGCGGATAATCCGCCCCGGCGCAGCCTCGGGAGCACCGGCAGCTCCGGCTGCGGGCAGCGCCCGCTCGCTGCGAGGCGTGAGGGCTGTccgggctggggagggggctcaTCTCGGCTCCCCACGGAGCCCCATCCCGGATCCTCATCCGAGCCCCCCGTTCCATCCCGCCCCGCGGCCGCGCTCACCCCGGCTAATGCCGCGCCATAAAGGAACCGACTTACATTAACGACTTTTGTCACCAAAGTCATTAACATAATAGGGCTTCCACATCAAAATTGAATATTAATGCTCCGCCGGCTGCGGAGGGAGGCGGATAATTGCTCTAATACATTTTCCAGTCGGATTTTCGCATCGCGGCAGCAATTGCATTAGCAAACCCGATTATTCCCACGGCCGGTACAATGGGATGGTTAATGGGAGTTAAGTTCCTGCCTTTTTCCTCGGACCCCCGAGCGGCTGCGGCTCGGTGCCCCCCGCTGTCCCCACCCGCGAGGTCCCCGAGCTGGGAGCGGAGGGGACAGCGGTGCGGAGCCACCTCGTCCCTCCGCGCCGGCAAACACAACCCTTGGACACGGACGGCCTTGAGACGCGTCGGGAACGCCGGGGCCAGCTGGAAAACCGCCTGTCCCCGGAGCCGTGCCGAGccgtgcccagccctgggatgaTCCCTGAAGGACAGCGGAGGGGACACACCAGCCCGGGGGTCCCACCACAGCGGTGCTGGGGATCCAGGGGttattcccagctcctgccccaggagtGTCAGGGGACTCCCCCCTCCCAgcctcttttcccttctgagGGGGttcagcagctctcaggaggAAACAGCTGAGGAGGGGGGAAACTGCCAGGGTTGCAGCCCCTCCGCTGTACCCCCAAACATGTcccctgtgcagggacaggccGTGTCCTCTGCCACCACACCCCATCCTCGGGGTCCCCTCTCGCTCCCCCAAGGGGGACACCGTGCTCAGGGGGCTCTGTGGtggcccagccccagctgagggGGGGGGACAGGCACCGTGAGAGCGGCAGCAGCAGTGGacaaaggcagctgcagggctggggggatgGATGTGGGGGGATTCTCATTAAATTGACTTTAATTGTGCTCATTTGGCCTCACTTCATTGATCAAACCTCACACAGCAGTTATCCCCACGGGGCGGGGGGGCTGCCCACAGGGATTAGACACCCACAGTGGGGGTCTGTCTACCCACTGGGGGCTGCCCAGAGGGAAGCCACCCACGGGAGGGGTCTGCCCATGGGGAGGGGTCCTGCCCACAGGGCCGCCAACTCATGAGGGGcagtctgcccagggaggggggTTACCCACAGCAGGGGCTTGCCCAGGTTTGATGTTTACCCTCTGGGGATCTGCCCACTGtgcccagggacacagccctggtgcTCCACAAGCCCTGGACTCAaccccttcccacccagcaCCAGGGGTTCCCCCGGCCCCTTCCCACTGCCACTCCCGCCAGCGTCACTGTGGGAAGGAAGAGCCTGAGAGCCGCTTTcggtgaggtttttttggttttctttttcagtcagGAAACTCTTTCCCAGCACTCCCAGACCACCGGTGGCTGCACACCGTGTACCCGCACACCGGGATCTGCACCGCACTCCTGTTCGGCAGCGATTCCACTGGCGCTGGGATAATCCATAAGGGCCCTTCCCCGGCCTTTCCCACGTGGACAGGGATCCCACGGGCCTTCGCACGGCAGCCCTGGAGGAGGATGCGGAGGTTGGGTGTGCGGTGCCACCCCGTGTCCTTgcgtgtccgtgtgtcccccGGCGTGTCCCCAAGCGTGGCTCCGTGCCGCAGCCGCACGTCCCGCTGCAGCAGCGCCTGTTCCCGGCTGTCCTTGTCCATCTGTCCCCGTgccgtgtccgtgtgtcccgGTGCGCGGCTCTGTCCGTGCGGTGCCGGAGGGTCCCGGCAGCCCCCGGTCGCTCCCTCCTAACTCGATTGATGTCCCGCGTAATGAATCGCCCGCCGTAATCTAATCGTGGTTACGAGCGATTGGGATTTATTTCAGCGTTTTCAATCAATTACACCCTTttattgccaaaaaaaaaggggaaaaaaaaccccaaaacaccgGCAGGGACCCCGGTGGCAGCCGCTGCCGGGCCTCTGCTCCCGGTACTCCCCGGTGCTGCTCCCGCTCCCTCTGTGTGGTCCCCGGTACCCTGGCCCTGTGCAGCCCCCTGACATCACACAGCCCCTCAGttggctctgtcccctcccacGCCGCCCCCTCCCCACATTGCACAGCCCCCCAACACTGCACAACCCCACACACTGCTCTGCACGGCCCCCCATTACTGCACCCCCTCACACTGCACAGCCCCCCAATCACCCCCTTACTGCACACTCCCCGCCTCGCAGGGCCCCCA harbors:
- the LOC107212350 gene encoding uncharacterized protein LOC107212350 yields the protein MPGAPTRGGLGGTPTRLVGDAQRRAGPARRASCRAPRRGCRLILRSWHGERKERGPGFPARGERRGTAAPNSSPADEWGGGSGAQAQRALRAEGWGGIALLRTPRRSARGPPRALIGWRRASALSITQCKQGADWPAPRAVSRRPPGGGHARRGRFRGPPRAHPGAPRAGASGIKERREGNGPRAAPAADYGGRFITRDINRVRRERPGAAGTLRHRTDRAAHRDTRTRHGDRWTRTAGNRRCCSGTCGCGTEPRLGTRRGTHGHARTRGGTAHPTSASSSRAAVRRPVGSLSTWERPGKGPYGLSQRQWNRCRTGVRCRSRCAGTRCAATGGLGVLGKSFLTEKENQKNLTESGSQALPSHSDAGGSGSGKGPGEPLVLGGKGLSPGLVEHQGCVPGHSGQIPRG